A region of Bicyclus anynana chromosome 15, ilBicAnyn1.1, whole genome shotgun sequence DNA encodes the following proteins:
- the LOC112052127 gene encoding transmembrane protein 223: MSFLSYAAIAIKRAVTFRYPLKKNCAKAVNGASFSSAVTKTIHDVNTNVTKDVILFKYENPKFYKYMNIFAVVQYMFWTYLGLFALQNLRDVPVDKSTITADTPWFRKINLGENKYRNTIGIISVAIGTGSLALVWMYTLKSVRYLVLNKGGRHLTFITYSPFGNNRMMKVPIEFVCCKESRKLAKVQLPLKVKNTVMHYMLDMRGEFKQPLLFDSTAGLKRIWN; the protein is encoded by the exons atgtCCTTTTTGTCTTATGCAGCAATAGCCATTAAAAGGGCAGTTACATTTCGATACCCGTTGAAGAAAAACTGTGCTAAAGCTGTCAATGGTGCATCATTTAGTTCAGCGGTAACCAAAACAATTCATGACGTGAATACGAATGTTACGAAAGACgtgatattgtttaaatatgaaAACCCAAAGTTTTATAAGTACATGAATATATTTGCTGTCGTCCAATACATGTTTTGGACATATTTGGGTCTGTTCGCACTGCAGAATCTAAGAGACGTACCCGTTGATAAATCCACTATCACAGCTGATACGCCGTggtttagaaaaataaatttaggcGAGAATAAGTATAGAAATACTATAGGAATCATATCAGTTGCTATTG GGACTGGTTCACTAGCCTTGGTATGGATGTATACACTGAAGTCTGTCCGCTATCTAGTCCTAAACAAGGGTGGGCGTCACTTGACATTCATCACCTACTCACCATTTGGGAACAACAGAATGATGAAAGTGCCcattgaatttgtttgttgcaAGGAGAGCCGGAAGCTGGCTAAAGTGCAGCTACCTTTGAAGGTGAAGAATACGGTGATGCATTACATGCTGGATATGAGAGGGGAGTTCAAACAGCCATTGCTTTTTGACTCTACAGCGGGACTTAAGAGGATATGGAACTAG
- the LOC112052126 gene encoding DNA topoisomerase 2 isoform X2 translates to MADIKSMLAKMSNGTQNGTAEAAPKGQKGSIEKIYQKKSQLEHILLRPDTYIGSVERTTELMWVFDKSKELMVQRELTYVPGLYKLYDEILVNAADNKQRDPKMDVIRIDINQEQNTISVYNNGCGIPVVMHKEEKMYVPTMIFGHLLTSSNYNDEEEKVTGGRNGYGAKLCNIFSTKFTVETASRQYKKHFKQTWGTNMTKASEPKIKEAGKDDDFTKVTFSPDLAKFKMDKLEDDIVALMSRRAYDVAASTQGVKVYLNGERLKINKFKDYVDLYIKGKEDENGQPLKVVYEKVNDRWEVALTISDKGFQQVSFVNSIATMKGGKHVDSVTDNIVKNVLEVLKKKNKGGVNIRPFQVKNHMWLFVNCLIVNPTFDSQTKENMTLQAKSFGSKCTLSEKFVTAVSKSGLVECVLTWAKFKAQTELVKASGKKQSKLKGIPKLEDANDAGTKNAHLCTLILTEGDSAKTLVVSGMSVVGRDHYGVFPLKGKPLNVRDASHKQVLENVEINNLIKIIGLQYKKKYNSVDDLKSLRYGKVMIMADQDQDGSHIKGLIINFIHHNWPELLKLPFLEEFITPIVKATKKDKELSFFSLPEFEEWKRDTENHHTYNIKYYKGLGTSTSKEAKEYFQNMDRHRIRFKYSGATDDHHIELAFSKKGADQRKEWLTNHMDEVKRRKEIGLSERYLYTKDTKAVTYSDFVNLELVLFSNGDNIRSIPSMIDGLKPGQRKVIFTCIKRNDKREVKVAQLAGSVAEHSAYHHGEQSLMMTIVNLAQNYVGSNNINLLEPRGQFGTRLCGGKDSASPRYIFTLMSPLTRLIFHPHDDPLLVHEFEDNQKIEPVHYIPIIPMGLVNGAEGIGTGWSTKIPNYNPRDIVANIRRMLDGDDPVPMHPWYKNFRGTIEGFSDKYVISGEAAILPNEKIEITELPVGTWTQNYKENVLEPMLGTEKVKPLISEYREYNTDTTVRFVVTLLPGKLAEVEAEGIHKVFKLQTTISMTCMNAFDHNNCLKKYDKVEEMLRTFYDVRLKYYSRRKDYLEGQLQAEADKLTNQARFIVEKCDKGLVVENKKRKVMVEELIKRGYAPDPISDWKKRASKLQGLTALEEDEPVESEEEPEPEQDSKGKPVDPEKAFQQLKEVKKFNYLLGMSMWMLTKEKKDELLKQRDQKLSELTALKAKTPAMLWREDLDALLIKLEEVEEKERQDEASVNRKGSKALAANKKNRKSLMEIIPSENGRRVEPKISEDLIKRIQAAEKAKIKKEVKKEYDPDDPTGTSPSSGEKKPKGRVKKEKPEKPEKAEKAAKSDGLKQTKLVFKKEPKKKKAAMSGSSSDEMSGSDVEMVEAPAPRERATSRRAATKVQKYKDGEESSSDGSDVELHDNKVESDGDAPRAMSASDDDDDDFVKKNANKKPAEMDSDCLFDSLIEESKKEEAQKPKVNRDSPMTILSSDEEPPSTPKKKPAPKKKLMNIEKEKKEEKEKPKKRPLKTMLSRDSDDDDDSIFDSRKKPNPKKKAKKMSSDSEVEEIPSSPVAARGAGRARQQKKYHFSDGSDSD, encoded by the exons ATGGCTGATATAAAG TCAATGCTCGCCAAAATGAGCAATGGCACCCAGAATGGTACAGCAGAAGCTGCACCAAAGGGCCAAAAGGGTTCCATTGAGAAGATCTACCAGAAGAAGTCTCAGCTTGAACATATCCTGCTTCGCCCTGACACCTATATTGGGTCGGTGGAGCGGACAACTGAGTTGATGTGGGTATTTGACAAGTCAAAGGAATTGATGGTGCAGAGGGAACTTACATATGTGcctg GTCTATACAAATTGTATGACGAAATATTAGTTAATGCAGCTGACAACAAACAGAGAGATCCTAAAATGGATGTCATAAGAATTGACATAAACCAAGAACAAAATACCATATCAGTATACAACAATGGATGTGGTATTCCTGTGGTTATGCACAAGGAAGAGAAAATGTATGTACCCACAATGATATTTGGACATCTCTTGACTTCATCCAACTATAATGACGAAGAGGAGAAAGTGACAGGCGGGAGAAATGGATATGGTGCAAAGCTATGTAACATTTTCTCAACAAAGTTCACAGTTGAAACTGCATCGAGACAGTATAAGaaacattttaaacaaactTGGGGTACGAACATGACAAAAGCTTCAGAACCTAAGATCAAAGAAGCTGGCAAAGATGATGATTTTACTAAAGTGACCTTTAGTCCAGACTTGGCTAAGTTTAAAATGGATAAACTAGAAGATGACATAGTCGCGTTGATGTCGCGCCGAGCGTATGACGTAGCTGCATCTACACAAGGTGTTAAAGTCTATCTCAATGGAGAAcgactgaaaataaataagtttaaagaTTATGTGGATTTATATATTAAAGGTAAAGAAGATGAAAATGGACAACCATTGAAGGTTGTTTACGAAAAAGTAAACGACAGATGGGAAGTCGCTTTGACAATATCTGACAAAGGATTCCAACAAGTTTCATTTGTAAACTCAATTGCCACTATGAAAGGTGGTAAACATGTTGACTCGGTTACAGACAATATAGTAAAGAATGTTCTAGAGGTATTAAAAAAGAAGAACAAGGGTGGTGTAAACATCAGACCCTTTCAAGTCAAAAACCATATGTGGTTGTTTGTCAACTGTCTCATTGTTAACCCAACCTTTGACTCACAGACAAAGGAGAATATGACACTCCAAGCTAAAAGCTTTGGATCGAAATGTACTTTGAGTGAAAAGTTTGTTACAGCAGTATCAAAGTCTGGTTTAGTTGAATGTGTACTTACGTGGGCGAAGTTTAAAGCACAGACAGAGCTTGTAAAAGCTTCAGGCAAGAAACAGAGCAAGCTTAAAGGTATACCGAAGTTGGAAGATGCAAATGACGCTGGGACGAAGAATGCCCATCTTTGCACATTAATTCTCACTGAGGGAGACTCGGCTAAGACTTTAGTCGTATCTGGAATGAGCGTAGTAGGAAGAGACCATTATGGTGTCTTCCCATTAAAAGGTAAGCCGCTGAACGTAAGGGATGCGTCACACAAACAGGTATTAGAGaatgttgaaataaataatttgataaaaatcatTGGTCTTCagtacaaaaagaaatacaattCTGTAGATGATTTAAAATCTTTGAGATATGGCAAAGTTATGATCATGGCTGATCAGGATCAAGATGGATCACATATCAAGGGACTGATCATAAACTTCATACATCACAACTGgccagaacttttaaaattgccGTTTTTAGAAGAGTTTATCACACCAATTGTAAAGGCGACAAAGAAAGATAAAGAGTTATCATTCTTTTCGCTACCTGAGTTTGAAGAGTGGAAGAGGGATACAGAGAACCATCATACGTATAACATCAAATACTACAAAGGTTTGGGTACCTCCACATCCAAGGAGGCTAAggaatatttccaaaatatggACCGCCATAGAATTCGGTTCAAGTACAGTGGTGCAACTGACGACCATCACATTGAATTGGCCTTTTCTAAGAAAGGTGCAGATCAACGCAAGGAATGGTTGACGAATCACATGGATGAAGTAAAAAGGAGAAAGGAGATTGGCTTATCGGAGAGATATTTGTATACCAAGGACACAAAAGCTGTCACATACTCTGATTTTGTAAATCTTGAACTTGTTCTCTTCTCCAATGGAGACAATATCAG gtcTATACCATCTATGATTGACGGACTGAAACCTGGCCAGCGTAAAGTGATCTTCACTTGCATAAAACGTAACGACAAACGTGAGGTCAAAGTTGCTCAATTGGCTGGTTCAGTTGCTGAGCATTCCGCATACCATCATG GTGAACAGTCCCTGATGATGACGATAGTGAACCTGGCGCAGAACTACGTGGGCTCCAACAACATCAACCTGCTGGAGCCGCGCGGTCAGTTCGGCACGCGGCTCTGCGGCGGCAAGGACTCGGCCAGCCCGCGTTACATCTTCACGCTCATGTCGCCGCTCACCAGGCTCATCTTCCATCCGCACGACGACCCGCTGCTTGTG CACGAGTTTGAAGACAACCAGAAGATTGAACCAGTCCACTACATCCCGATCATACCCATGGGCTTGGTCAATGGAGCGGAAGGCATTGGCACTGGCTGGTCCACGAAAATACCCAACTACAACCCAAGAGACATTGTGGCCAACATTCG ACGCATGCTTGACGGTGATGATCCTGTTCCAATGCATCCATGGTACAAGAACTTCCGCGGCACCATCGAGGGTTTCAGCGACAAGTACGTCATTTCCGGCGAGGCGGCCATCTTGCCCAACGAAAAGATTGAGATCACAGAGCTGCCTGTCGGCACTTGGACACAGAACTACAAGGAGAATGTTCTAGAACCTATGCTCGGCACGGAAAAAGTGAAGCCGTTGATATCTGAATATAGG GAGTACAACACAGACACAACAGTGCGTTTTGTTGTGACGCTGTTGCCGGGGAAGCTGGCCGAGGTTGAGGCGGAAGGGATCCACAAAGTTTTTAAACTGCAGACAACAATATCCATGACTTGCATGAATGCTTTCGACCACAACAACTGTCTTAAGAA ATACGACAAAGTGGAGGAAATGCTCCGAACGTTCTACGACGTCCGGCTGAAGTACTACTCCAGACGGAAGGACTACTTGGAGGGACAGCTGCAGGCCGAGGCGGACAAGTTGACCAACCAGGCTCGGTTCATTGTGGAGAAGTGTGACAAGGGGCTGGTGGTGGAAAACAAGAAGAGGAAAGTGATGGTTGAGGAACTTATTAAGAGAG GTTACGCACCGGATCCCATCTCTGACTGGAAGAAGCGCGCGAGCAAGTTGCAAGGACTCACCGCACTGGAGGAGGACGAGCCCGTAGAGTCGGAGGAGGAACCGGAGCCTGAGCAAGACAGCAAAGGCAAGCCCGTTGACCCAG AGAAGGCGTTCCAGCAGTTGAAGGAAGTGAAGAAGTTCAACTATTTGCTGGGCATGTCCATGTGGATGCTGACCAAGGAGAAGAAGGACGAGCTGCTCAAGCAGAGGGATCAGAAGCTGTCCGAGCTCACAGCACTCAA AGCAAAGACACCAGCGATGTTATGGCGCGAAGACCTAGACGCGTTGCTGATCAAACTGGAAGAGGTGGAGGAGAAGGAGCGACAGGACGAGGCCAGCGTCAACAGAAAGGGCTCTAAGGCACTG GCAGCAAACAAGAAAAATCGCAAATCCCTAATGGAGATAATACCGTCGGAGAACGGGCGACGCGTTGAGCCGAAGATCTCTGAAGATCTCATCAAGAGGATACAAGCCGCTGAGAAGGCTAAGATCAAGAAAGAAGTCAAGAAGGAGTATGATCCG GATGATCCAACCGGCACAAGTCCGTCGAGCGGCgagaagaaaccgaaaggtcgAGTGAAGAAGGAAAAGCCTGAGAAGCCTGAGAAGGCTGAGAAGGCGGCCAAGTCCGACGGACTCAAGCAGACCAAGCTCGTGTTTAAGAAGGAACCCAAGAAG AAGAAGGCAGCCATGAGCGGCAGCAGCTCGGACGAGATGTCCGGCTCAGACGTGGAGATGGTGGAGGCGCCCGCGCCGCGCGAGCGAGCCACCTCCAGGCGAGCGGCTACTAAG gtacaaaaatacaaGGACGGCGAGGAGTCGTCTTCGGACGGGTCGGACGTGGAGTTGCACGACAACAAGGTGGAGTCGGACGGCGACGCGCCGCGCGCCATGTCCGCCagcgacgacgacgacgacgacttcGTCAAGAAGAACGCCAACAAGAAACCCGCCGAAATGGACTCGG attGTCTATTCGACTCGCTGATCGAGGAATCTAAAAAGGAAGAGGCACAAAAACCCAAAGTCAATCGCGATTCGCCCATGACGATATTATCCAGCGACGAAGAACCGCCATCCACGCCGAAGAAGAAGCCCGCGCCTAAGAAGAAGCTTATGAACATCGAGAaagagaagaaagaagaaaaggaGAAGCCCAAGAAGAGGCCCCTCAAGACCATGCTCAGCCGTgacagtgatgatgatgacgacagcATATTTGATAGTAGAAAG AAGCCCAACCCCAAAAAGAAAGCGAAGAAGATGAGCAGCGACAGCGAGGTGGAGGAGATCCCCAGCAGCCCggtggcggcgcgcggcgccGGGCGCGCGCGCCAGCAGAAGAAGTACCACTTCAGCGACGGCTCCGACTCCGACTGA
- the LOC112052126 gene encoding DNA topoisomerase 2 isoform X1 yields MADIKSMLAKMSNGTQNGTAEAAPKGQKGSIEKIYQKKSQLEHILLRPDTYIGSVERTTELMWVFDKSKELMVQRELTYVPGLYKLYDEILVNAADNKQRDPKMDVIRIDINQEQNTISVYNNGCGIPVVMHKEEKMYVPTMIFGHLLTSSNYNDEEEKVTGGRNGYGAKLCNIFSTKFTVETASRQYKKHFKQTWGTNMTKASEPKIKEAGKDDDFTKVTFSPDLAKFKMDKLEDDIVALMSRRAYDVAASTQGVKVYLNGERLKINKFKDYVDLYIKGKEDENGQPLKVVYEKVNDRWEVALTISDKGFQQVSFVNSIATMKGGKHVDSVTDNIVKNVLEVLKKKNKGGVNIRPFQVKNHMWLFVNCLIVNPTFDSQTKENMTLQAKSFGSKCTLSEKFVTAVSKSGLVECVLTWAKFKAQTELVKASGKKQSKLKGIPKLEDANDAGTKNAHLCTLILTEGDSAKTLVVSGMSVVGRDHYGVFPLKGKPLNVRDASHKQVLENVEINNLIKIIGLQYKKKYNSVDDLKSLRYGKVMIMADQDQDGSHIKGLIINFIHHNWPELLKLPFLEEFITPIVKATKKDKELSFFSLPEFEEWKRDTENHHTYNIKYYKGLGTSTSKEAKEYFQNMDRHRIRFKYSGATDDHHIELAFSKKGADQRKEWLTNHMDEVKRRKEIGLSERYLYTKDTKAVTYSDFVNLELVLFSNGDNIRSIPSMIDGLKPGQRKVIFTCIKRNDKREVKVAQLAGSVAEHSAYHHGEQSLMMTIVNLAQNYVGSNNINLLEPRGQFGTRLCGGKDSASPRYIFTLMSPLTRLIFHPHDDPLLVHEFEDNQKIEPVHYIPIIPMGLVNGAEGIGTGWSTKIPNYNPRDIVANIRRMLDGDDPVPMHPWYKNFRGTIEGFSDKYVISGEAAILPNEKIEITELPVGTWTQNYKENVLEPMLGTEKVKPLISEYREYNTDTTVRFVVTLLPGKLAEVEAEGIHKVFKLQTTISMTCMNAFDHNNCLKKYDKVEEMLRTFYDVRLKYYSRRKDYLEGQLQAEADKLTNQARFIVEKCDKGLVVENKKRKVMVEELIKRGYAPDPISDWKKRASKLQGLTALEEDEPVESEEEPEPEQDSKGKPVDPEKAFQQLKEVKKFNYLLGMSMWMLTKEKKDELLKQRDQKLSELTALKAKTPAMLWREDLDALLIKLEEVEEKERQDEASVNRKGSKALAANKKNRKSLMEIIPSENGRRVEPKISEDLIKRIQAAEKAKIKKEVKKEYDPDDPTGTSPSSGEKKPKGRVKKEKPEKPEKAEKAAKSDGLKQTKLVFKKEPKKKKAAMSGSSSDEMSGSDVEMVEAPAPRERATSRRAATKVQKYKDGEESSSDGSDVELHDNKVESDGDAPRAMSASDDDDDDFVKKNANKKPAEMDSDCLFDSLIEESKKEEAQKPKVNRDSPMTILSSDEEPPSTPKKKPAPKKKLMNIEKEKKEEKEKPKKRPLKTMLSRDSDDDDDSIFDSRKDKKKPNPKKKAKKMSSDSEVEEIPSSPVAARGAGRARQQKKYHFSDGSDSD; encoded by the exons ATGGCTGATATAAAG TCAATGCTCGCCAAAATGAGCAATGGCACCCAGAATGGTACAGCAGAAGCTGCACCAAAGGGCCAAAAGGGTTCCATTGAGAAGATCTACCAGAAGAAGTCTCAGCTTGAACATATCCTGCTTCGCCCTGACACCTATATTGGGTCGGTGGAGCGGACAACTGAGTTGATGTGGGTATTTGACAAGTCAAAGGAATTGATGGTGCAGAGGGAACTTACATATGTGcctg GTCTATACAAATTGTATGACGAAATATTAGTTAATGCAGCTGACAACAAACAGAGAGATCCTAAAATGGATGTCATAAGAATTGACATAAACCAAGAACAAAATACCATATCAGTATACAACAATGGATGTGGTATTCCTGTGGTTATGCACAAGGAAGAGAAAATGTATGTACCCACAATGATATTTGGACATCTCTTGACTTCATCCAACTATAATGACGAAGAGGAGAAAGTGACAGGCGGGAGAAATGGATATGGTGCAAAGCTATGTAACATTTTCTCAACAAAGTTCACAGTTGAAACTGCATCGAGACAGTATAAGaaacattttaaacaaactTGGGGTACGAACATGACAAAAGCTTCAGAACCTAAGATCAAAGAAGCTGGCAAAGATGATGATTTTACTAAAGTGACCTTTAGTCCAGACTTGGCTAAGTTTAAAATGGATAAACTAGAAGATGACATAGTCGCGTTGATGTCGCGCCGAGCGTATGACGTAGCTGCATCTACACAAGGTGTTAAAGTCTATCTCAATGGAGAAcgactgaaaataaataagtttaaagaTTATGTGGATTTATATATTAAAGGTAAAGAAGATGAAAATGGACAACCATTGAAGGTTGTTTACGAAAAAGTAAACGACAGATGGGAAGTCGCTTTGACAATATCTGACAAAGGATTCCAACAAGTTTCATTTGTAAACTCAATTGCCACTATGAAAGGTGGTAAACATGTTGACTCGGTTACAGACAATATAGTAAAGAATGTTCTAGAGGTATTAAAAAAGAAGAACAAGGGTGGTGTAAACATCAGACCCTTTCAAGTCAAAAACCATATGTGGTTGTTTGTCAACTGTCTCATTGTTAACCCAACCTTTGACTCACAGACAAAGGAGAATATGACACTCCAAGCTAAAAGCTTTGGATCGAAATGTACTTTGAGTGAAAAGTTTGTTACAGCAGTATCAAAGTCTGGTTTAGTTGAATGTGTACTTACGTGGGCGAAGTTTAAAGCACAGACAGAGCTTGTAAAAGCTTCAGGCAAGAAACAGAGCAAGCTTAAAGGTATACCGAAGTTGGAAGATGCAAATGACGCTGGGACGAAGAATGCCCATCTTTGCACATTAATTCTCACTGAGGGAGACTCGGCTAAGACTTTAGTCGTATCTGGAATGAGCGTAGTAGGAAGAGACCATTATGGTGTCTTCCCATTAAAAGGTAAGCCGCTGAACGTAAGGGATGCGTCACACAAACAGGTATTAGAGaatgttgaaataaataatttgataaaaatcatTGGTCTTCagtacaaaaagaaatacaattCTGTAGATGATTTAAAATCTTTGAGATATGGCAAAGTTATGATCATGGCTGATCAGGATCAAGATGGATCACATATCAAGGGACTGATCATAAACTTCATACATCACAACTGgccagaacttttaaaattgccGTTTTTAGAAGAGTTTATCACACCAATTGTAAAGGCGACAAAGAAAGATAAAGAGTTATCATTCTTTTCGCTACCTGAGTTTGAAGAGTGGAAGAGGGATACAGAGAACCATCATACGTATAACATCAAATACTACAAAGGTTTGGGTACCTCCACATCCAAGGAGGCTAAggaatatttccaaaatatggACCGCCATAGAATTCGGTTCAAGTACAGTGGTGCAACTGACGACCATCACATTGAATTGGCCTTTTCTAAGAAAGGTGCAGATCAACGCAAGGAATGGTTGACGAATCACATGGATGAAGTAAAAAGGAGAAAGGAGATTGGCTTATCGGAGAGATATTTGTATACCAAGGACACAAAAGCTGTCACATACTCTGATTTTGTAAATCTTGAACTTGTTCTCTTCTCCAATGGAGACAATATCAG gtcTATACCATCTATGATTGACGGACTGAAACCTGGCCAGCGTAAAGTGATCTTCACTTGCATAAAACGTAACGACAAACGTGAGGTCAAAGTTGCTCAATTGGCTGGTTCAGTTGCTGAGCATTCCGCATACCATCATG GTGAACAGTCCCTGATGATGACGATAGTGAACCTGGCGCAGAACTACGTGGGCTCCAACAACATCAACCTGCTGGAGCCGCGCGGTCAGTTCGGCACGCGGCTCTGCGGCGGCAAGGACTCGGCCAGCCCGCGTTACATCTTCACGCTCATGTCGCCGCTCACCAGGCTCATCTTCCATCCGCACGACGACCCGCTGCTTGTG CACGAGTTTGAAGACAACCAGAAGATTGAACCAGTCCACTACATCCCGATCATACCCATGGGCTTGGTCAATGGAGCGGAAGGCATTGGCACTGGCTGGTCCACGAAAATACCCAACTACAACCCAAGAGACATTGTGGCCAACATTCG ACGCATGCTTGACGGTGATGATCCTGTTCCAATGCATCCATGGTACAAGAACTTCCGCGGCACCATCGAGGGTTTCAGCGACAAGTACGTCATTTCCGGCGAGGCGGCCATCTTGCCCAACGAAAAGATTGAGATCACAGAGCTGCCTGTCGGCACTTGGACACAGAACTACAAGGAGAATGTTCTAGAACCTATGCTCGGCACGGAAAAAGTGAAGCCGTTGATATCTGAATATAGG GAGTACAACACAGACACAACAGTGCGTTTTGTTGTGACGCTGTTGCCGGGGAAGCTGGCCGAGGTTGAGGCGGAAGGGATCCACAAAGTTTTTAAACTGCAGACAACAATATCCATGACTTGCATGAATGCTTTCGACCACAACAACTGTCTTAAGAA ATACGACAAAGTGGAGGAAATGCTCCGAACGTTCTACGACGTCCGGCTGAAGTACTACTCCAGACGGAAGGACTACTTGGAGGGACAGCTGCAGGCCGAGGCGGACAAGTTGACCAACCAGGCTCGGTTCATTGTGGAGAAGTGTGACAAGGGGCTGGTGGTGGAAAACAAGAAGAGGAAAGTGATGGTTGAGGAACTTATTAAGAGAG GTTACGCACCGGATCCCATCTCTGACTGGAAGAAGCGCGCGAGCAAGTTGCAAGGACTCACCGCACTGGAGGAGGACGAGCCCGTAGAGTCGGAGGAGGAACCGGAGCCTGAGCAAGACAGCAAAGGCAAGCCCGTTGACCCAG AGAAGGCGTTCCAGCAGTTGAAGGAAGTGAAGAAGTTCAACTATTTGCTGGGCATGTCCATGTGGATGCTGACCAAGGAGAAGAAGGACGAGCTGCTCAAGCAGAGGGATCAGAAGCTGTCCGAGCTCACAGCACTCAA AGCAAAGACACCAGCGATGTTATGGCGCGAAGACCTAGACGCGTTGCTGATCAAACTGGAAGAGGTGGAGGAGAAGGAGCGACAGGACGAGGCCAGCGTCAACAGAAAGGGCTCTAAGGCACTG GCAGCAAACAAGAAAAATCGCAAATCCCTAATGGAGATAATACCGTCGGAGAACGGGCGACGCGTTGAGCCGAAGATCTCTGAAGATCTCATCAAGAGGATACAAGCCGCTGAGAAGGCTAAGATCAAGAAAGAAGTCAAGAAGGAGTATGATCCG GATGATCCAACCGGCACAAGTCCGTCGAGCGGCgagaagaaaccgaaaggtcgAGTGAAGAAGGAAAAGCCTGAGAAGCCTGAGAAGGCTGAGAAGGCGGCCAAGTCCGACGGACTCAAGCAGACCAAGCTCGTGTTTAAGAAGGAACCCAAGAAG AAGAAGGCAGCCATGAGCGGCAGCAGCTCGGACGAGATGTCCGGCTCAGACGTGGAGATGGTGGAGGCGCCCGCGCCGCGCGAGCGAGCCACCTCCAGGCGAGCGGCTACTAAG gtacaaaaatacaaGGACGGCGAGGAGTCGTCTTCGGACGGGTCGGACGTGGAGTTGCACGACAACAAGGTGGAGTCGGACGGCGACGCGCCGCGCGCCATGTCCGCCagcgacgacgacgacgacgacttcGTCAAGAAGAACGCCAACAAGAAACCCGCCGAAATGGACTCGG attGTCTATTCGACTCGCTGATCGAGGAATCTAAAAAGGAAGAGGCACAAAAACCCAAAGTCAATCGCGATTCGCCCATGACGATATTATCCAGCGACGAAGAACCGCCATCCACGCCGAAGAAGAAGCCCGCGCCTAAGAAGAAGCTTATGAACATCGAGAaagagaagaaagaagaaaaggaGAAGCCCAAGAAGAGGCCCCTCAAGACCATGCTCAGCCGTgacagtgatgatgatgacgacagcATATTTGATAGTAGAAAG GACAAAAAGAAGCCCAACCCCAAAAAGAAAGCGAAGAAGATGAGCAGCGACAGCGAGGTGGAGGAGATCCCCAGCAGCCCggtggcggcgcgcggcgccGGGCGCGCGCGCCAGCAGAAGAAGTACCACTTCAGCGACGGCTCCGACTCCGACTGA